The Halobacillus ihumii genomic sequence TTTTTAATGGTGTAATCCTGTCCGATTACTTCATATTTCGTATTAGTAAATGAACCCAAAGAAAAAGACTGCCCATTTGCTGAGACAGTCAAAGAATCTGCACTTCCCTCTATAATAATAGTTGGTCGTACCGCATAGCCATTCACGTAATAATCAATGGATGTTGGTGCTGTAACAGGTATGTTTGTACCAGGTGAATAGTGATCCATTGAGACACTCGAATCATAAGTTAGTTCAGTACTATCCCAAGAAATTTCGTGATTTTCTACAATAAGCTTGGCTTGGGGATCATGAGCAATGATAGGTAATTCAAAGCTTCCCATTGTTACGAATCGTTCAATAGGTATCTCCCCGACCTTTTTAATCATGTAATACTTGTCAGGATTGTAGTCGTACACTAGCTTCATTTCTCTGGGGTTCCCCCAGTCATCAGATATAAATCTATCAAATGCTTCGATCTTTCTATGCAATCCTATCTTATTTGCTTGCGGTAAAATTCCTAGAGGAAGATTAAGAGGTTTTGGATCGGTCTCGGTGCCAAAGCTAAGGACTCCTTTCCTTCCAGGAATCTTCAATGTTTTCTCACGTGTAGGAGCCGACATTGGATTCTGGTGATTCTCTAATAGTTCAATATCAAATTCCCTTAGATTGTTTCCGTCAAGCTTGATCATCGGCCCCCCCTCCTTCTTTTCTTCAATTTCACTTCTGTTCCCAGCATTTGGCTCACTTCATCAACATGCGCCTGCAGCTGCTGCCTCCCTATTCTAAGATTAATAGTTAGTGGTCCAGACTTAGATGTCTGTACTTGGGCCGGCGGGCTGTTATCTTGTAGACGATTTGCAATCCGATCCGCTTCACCAGATGAACTAATCCCACTTGCATAAGCAGGAATGTTATTCAAAGCACTCATGATCCTGTTGGATTCTTCATGTGTGAATACTTGAGTACCTTGTTGCAGATCCGCTACTCCAAAGTTCAACATGGACCATCGGTTTCCATGCTTCGCAAGCTCATATCCTTCTTCTCCAACAAGAGCAGGACCGCCAGGGTGAGAATTTGTTCCTTCCGCATATCGAGGAATCGATAGTACACCATTAGGGTTGGATACACTCAATTGAACCTTTTTAGAAATTGGTTTGCTCAACGTCCAGTCAAGTTCGGAAGCAGAGGGATTTACATTTACGTTTACATCCTTACTGATGTCCTGACCCATTTCCGTGTTATAGTCACTTGCTGCATTGACAAGGTTATAAATGTTATCCTTGGCTGTTTGTAACCTTCCAATTTCCTTTTCAATCTCTGCAACCGCTTCTCGGTGTTCTTCCGTATTACGTCTATTAACAGGAGTCTGTTCGATCAAGGCTTGTTTCTCAGCTTGTAACTTCCCAATCTTAGTTTCAATTAAAGAAATCGACTTACCCTCTTGAACAACTTGCTGCGCTTTTTCATCTGTAATCCCAGCTGCAATTAAATACTGCTCAGATAAACGTTGTTTGGCAATACTTAACTGGCTTAATTGCTTTTGTGTTTTTTCTAGCTCTTTCTGTCGTTCATTGTTTTTCTCAATGTAGATACTTAGCTGTTCATATAGGGTTTGTTTACCGCCTTTGAGCATGGTCAGCAATGCTCGCTTATCTTCTAATTCGATTTTGGCTTTTTCCAATGCTTCGCCTTGCAAAGTACCGTTTTGAGTCGCAACATCAAGTGCTTTAACCTCTGACTCATATTGCTTAATCTTGGACTGTGCGGTTTGCTTATTGTAATTTACGAGTAGTTTTTGAATTTCTGCTTCAAGGGACATTGAACGGTTTAATGCAGCTCGATCGTCTTTAATCTTTTGGATCAATTCAGACTGCTGACTAAGAGCCTTATAGAACTGCTCCTCTAATTCGCGAGTGGCCATGATCCGAGTTTGCTTGTTATATTCTTTCATTTTTTCTGTGGTGCCTGCAATCTCGTTCCCTTGATCTGTAATTTTGTTTGTGGCATGTGGCATCGTTTCAGTCAATGTTTCATTCTGACTAACCATTTTGGATAATTCCTCATTGGTAAGACCAGACTTATTTTGGAGTTTATCCATTTCTGATCGAATCGCTTTAATTACTTCAGGATCTGTCGCATCTTGAAGAGCGTGGTGAAGATCAATATAACGAGCAAACTCATCACTGGTAAGCTTAGATTTGTTTCTCAATTTATCAAATTCATCAATAAGCTGTCCGGTTTTCTTGTACTGCTCCTGGAGAGCATCTGCTGTTTCGTAGGATACTTCTTGGCTTTCTTCCATAGCACCCCTCAGCCCTACAAAAGCACCAACAAGTAAACTTAATCCTGTAATCGTTAAGCCTATTGGGTTTCCACTTAATAGCATTAATCCTCGTCCAACTTTAACAAGAGTCGCGGCCAAGAACCCAAATCCACCTGCAGCACCAACAGCTTTTAGTCCTGCTGCAACCATATCCGGGTTTAAGTCCCTGATCCATTCCGTTAATTCTTTAACTACTTCCGTAAGGTCGCCCATCGAGTCTTCAGCTATGCCAATACCAAGAGTCGCAAGAGTTGATTTAAGTTCCTCAAGTTTCCCTATAAATGTATCCATTCGAACAGCTGCAACTTCAGCCGCGGTTGTCTTACTCATCTCTTCATTCATTTCATTGATGCCTTCAGCGCCCTCTTTATATAGGATCGTAGCCGCACGCATAGCATCAGTACCAAACATCGTTTCTAAAGCTTGCTGACGTTGCATATCAGTTAAATCACCAAGTTGGGTCTGTAACAGCTCGGATATTTCTGCCATAGACTTAATTTCACCGTTAGCATCGTAAAAGGCTGACTGATACACTCCTACTTCATCTAATAAACCCTCAAATGCTTTTGTAGCTTCTTCCGTTCCCCTTTGAGCTCCGCTTGTAGCCTCAACATATTCGTATAAAGCATCATAAATATCAGTCCAAGAGTTACTAGCCGGTTTAATACCTTCTTCCTCTAATACTTGGAGAGCTTCTGTCGTATCTCTTGTAAGTAATCCAAACTTAGCAAAGGCATCTTTGGCCTTATCTGTCGTCGGTGCAAGTCTTTGAAACATGACTTTAAGGGATGTACCTGCGTCACTACCTTTAAGTCCATTTTGCGCCAATAGCGCTAACGCTGTAGACGTATCTTCAAATGAAAGTCCAGCACCTGCAGCAACAGCTGAAGCTTGAGCTAAACCAATTCGCATTTCATGTACATCTGTCGCTGAAGCATTCGCCGCCCCTGCTAAAATATCGGCAGCATCTGCTACACTCAATCCATCTTCTTCAAAAGCATTCAAAGCTGTCGAGGCGACTTCAGCTGCTTCAGCAAGTTGCAATTCACCTGCTGTCGCCAGATCTAGTGCTCCCTTTAGTGCCCCGCCAAGAACTTGTTCAAGAGGAATACCCGCTTTGATTAATTCTTGAGCACCTTCTAGCACTTGTTTACCGCTATACCTGGTCTGCTCTCCAAGTTCCTTTGCAAGATCAGCGAGCTGGCTCATTTCCTCCCCGGTGGCTCCACTTACAGCCTTAACATCAGCAAGAGCTTGTTCAAACGTCGCTGCTGAATAAATAGCTGCTCCAAATCCAATGCCACTCGCGATAAGTGCACCGCCCATGACCTGCTGAAGACCTTCCAACTCTCTTTTACTGTTCTTTATATCTTCACTTAAATTGTCAAAGGTACGTCCCCACAAGCCTCTATTAGTCGTTAACAATCCGTTCTGCTCTCTCAGTTCTCCATTTACATCGTTGATTTGCTGTTCCGTACCAATCATTTCACGCTTGGCCCGCTCTAACCGAACTGCTAAGTTCTGAGCAGTTTTAGAATGAGCACCTGCACTTTGCACAGCCTCTTTATGAGCCTTATCTAGAAGTTCAACACTGGTCTTTTGGAGTCTCAGCTGATTGGATAGAATTCTCGATTTATTTTCAAGGTTTTCTGTGGACTCTCCAAACTGTCTAGTTCTTAGCTGGGCTGTTTTCATTTCTTCCTTCATCAATTTAAGTCCACGATTAATCTTCCCTGCGCCATTTTGAAACTTGGTACCATCCAAAGTGACCTGGGCAACAAGATCAGCGATGACATCACGATCCGCCATGTTCTCACCTGCCTTTCACTAAACGTTCCTCATCTTATCAAGAGCTTCTCGTTGCTTCTGTAGTTCACGTTCTTTTTCAATACGTTTATTTTTTCGCTCATGCATACGAAAATAAGCATGTAAACGCCTCATGCTAAGTTTCCAAAATTCATCTTCGCTTTTTCCTGCCTGCTCTGTAATAAACCAAAAGTATCGCTCCCAGTCATGACGCTGATCTACTTTTTTTTAACGCTTCCTTCTGGCTGATCATCATCAGGATCTTTACTTGGCACGTCATCTTTTAATCCTCCTGAAATAATTTCAGCAGCATAGTTGAATCCGCCACTGTTTAGCATACTGCCTACTTGTTTCACTGTTAGATGCTCATCCTCATGCACCAGACAAGCCCACAAGAAAGCTCTTATGGCGTAAGGTCGCTGTTTAAAGAAGTCCTCTAAAATGTGATTAAATGATTTATCGTCATAAAGCATATCTAATTCCGAATAAGCATTTAGATCAAGAATAAAAGTTCGCTCTTTGTCCAGCATGATCGGTATTTCCTTG encodes the following:
- a CDS encoding phage tail tape measure protein, whose product is MADRDVIADLVAQVTLDGTKFQNGAGKINRGLKLMKEEMKTAQLRTRQFGESTENLENKSRILSNQLRLQKTSVELLDKAHKEAVQSAGAHSKTAQNLAVRLERAKREMIGTEQQINDVNGELREQNGLLTTNRGLWGRTFDNLSEDIKNSKRELEGLQQVMGGALIASGIGFGAAIYSAATFEQALADVKAVSGATGEEMSQLADLAKELGEQTRYSGKQVLEGAQELIKAGIPLEQVLGGALKGALDLATAGELQLAEAAEVASTALNAFEEDGLSVADAADILAGAANASATDVHEMRIGLAQASAVAAGAGLSFEDTSTALALLAQNGLKGSDAGTSLKVMFQRLAPTTDKAKDAFAKFGLLTRDTTEALQVLEEEGIKPASNSWTDIYDALYEYVEATSGAQRGTEEATKAFEGLLDEVGVYQSAFYDANGEIKSMAEISELLQTQLGDLTDMQRQQALETMFGTDAMRAATILYKEGAEGINEMNEEMSKTTAAEVAAVRMDTFIGKLEELKSTLATLGIGIAEDSMGDLTEVVKELTEWIRDLNPDMVAAGLKAVGAAGGFGFLAATLVKVGRGLMLLSGNPIGLTITGLSLLVGAFVGLRGAMEESQEVSYETADALQEQYKKTGQLIDEFDKLRNKSKLTSDEFARYIDLHHALQDATDPEVIKAIRSEMDKLQNKSGLTNEELSKMVSQNETLTETMPHATNKITDQGNEIAGTTEKMKEYNKQTRIMATRELEEQFYKALSQQSELIQKIKDDRAALNRSMSLEAEIQKLLVNYNKQTAQSKIKQYESEVKALDVATQNGTLQGEALEKAKIELEDKRALLTMLKGGKQTLYEQLSIYIEKNNERQKELEKTQKQLSQLSIAKQRLSEQYLIAAGITDEKAQQVVQEGKSISLIETKIGKLQAEKQALIEQTPVNRRNTEEHREAVAEIEKEIGRLQTAKDNIYNLVNAASDYNTEMGQDISKDVNVNVNPSASELDWTLSKPISKKVQLSVSNPNGVLSIPRYAEGTNSHPGGPALVGEEGYELAKHGNRWSMLNFGVADLQQGTQVFTHEESNRIMSALNNIPAYASGISSSGEADRIANRLQDNSPPAQVQTSKSGPLTINLRIGRQQLQAHVDEVSQMLGTEVKLKKRRRGGR
- a CDS encoding phage tail domain-containing protein, with the protein product MIKLDGNNLREFDIELLENHQNPMSAPTREKTLKIPGRKGVLSFGTETDPKPLNLPLGILPQANKIGLHRKIEAFDRFISDDWGNPREMKLVYDYNPDKYYMIKKVGEIPIERFVTMGSFELPIIAHDPQAKLIVENHEISWDSTELTYDSSVSMDHYSPGTNIPVTAPTSIDYYVNGYAVRPTIIIEGSADSLTVSANGQSFSLGSFTNTKYEVIGQDYTIKKNNTQNGMPDLKKDSINDHLELLPGDNTVNVDGSGLDITFSLIFRDQY